Below is a window of Vulpes vulpes isolate BD-2025 chromosome 14, VulVul3, whole genome shotgun sequence DNA.
TCAAGGTGCACTTTCATCGACATCCCCAGGTGAAGGCCAACCCCCAGCTCTTTGCCGAGTTCCACGACAAAATGACGGCAGGCAATGGCATTCCCTATGCACTCTCTGTACCCGTCCCCGTAGATGAATCGAGTCTCTCTTTAGACAGCAAACCTGTCCTTGTAACAGGGACCCCCGGTCTAGGGCTACCTCAGAATCTCTCTTCAGGGACTAACCCCAAGGACCTCCTGGGCGGCCCTCTGCCCAACGACCTGCAGCCCGGGCCTTCCCCAGAAAGTGAGGATGGATCCCTACTGTCTGGGGGGGGGCCAAACCACACTTCCCCGAGGGTTGGTGGCTTCCAAGGGAGTGGGACCCCCGAGCCGGGGTCAGAGACCCTGAAATTACAGCAGCTGGTGGAGAACATCGACAAGGCCACCACCGACCCCAACGAATGTCTCATTTGCCACCGGGTCTTGAGCTGCCAAAGCTCCCTCAAGATGCATTACCGCACCCACACCGGGGAGAGGCCGTTCCAGTGCAAGATCTGTGGTCGGGCCTTCTCCACCAAGGGCAACCTGAAGACGCACCTCGGGGTTCACCGGACCAACACGTCCATAAAGACGCAGCACTCGTGCCCCATCTGCCAGAAGAAGTTTACGAACGCGGTCCTGCTGCAGCAGCACATCCGGATGCACATGGGCGGCCAGATTCCCAACACGCCTCTGCCCGAGAACCCCTGTGACTTTGCGGGTCCCGAGGCCGCGATGGTCAGTGAAAATGGCAGCGCGGGTGCCACCTGTCACGATGACGTCATCGAGAGCATTGACGTGGACGAGCTGGGTCCCCAGGACGCTTCGGGCAGCTCCCTGAAGGTCCCCGTGCCGCTTCCCAGCGTCCACTCGGCATCCCCCACTCTCGGGTTCGCCGTGACGGCCGCCCTAGATGCCCCGGGGAAGGTGGGTCCTGCTCCTCTTGTCCTGCAGCGGCAGAGCAGCAGAGAAAACGGCTCGGTGGAGAGCGATGGCTTGACCAACGACTCGTCGTCCTCGGTGATGGGGGACCAGGAGTACCAGAGCCGAAGTCCAGATGTGCTGGAGACCGCGTCCTTCCAGGCCCTGTCCCCGGCCAATAGCCAGGCAGAGAGCATCAAGTCCAGGTCTCCTGATGCTGGTGGCAAAGCAGACAGCTCCGAGAACAGCCGCACTGAGATGGAAGGTGATAGAGCTTTGGATTTAACTTAGGTCCATTTTGGGCACAAGGTCATccaagaggcacctgggttgAACTTGGCAAATGGACAGTATGATGTATGCAAAGCAGCTCCTTTGTAGGACAGTTAGCCTCTCTGTACTTCTGGGTAGAGGGGAATTAGAACTACCTCTGTCCTAGCACTAATGATGTCCTTTTATTTATGGTGGTTAATGCAAATTGGGTATGGACAGCACACTTGTTGGTTCTTAACTTTCGTGTTTGAGCCCCAGGGAGACATTGGGTAATCTGAAGGAAATGATCCAGTAAGGAGAATGTTTGAGAAAGTGGGCACTGCTGTTTGGCCAACTGAGATAAGCCATAGTTCCTTGAGTCTGAGGTCCCACTCCCTAACCTAAGGTTCATAGATTAATAACTTTTGGCGGGggaacggggtggggggcagtatGAGGAGGAGAATccattttaaatgcacatataaATTGTGGGATACCAGTTGATAGCATTAATGGTGAAATGCTGCATCGTAGAATGAAATAAGGCTGGTGTCCCGGCATACTTGAAAGATAActttttataaatagtttttatgtattttaagtaaactctacacccaacatggggcttgaacccacaaccctgagataaagagtcacatgctccaccaactgagctagccaggcatcccttaaagATGAACTGTTCATGCAGGAACTTGAATTTCAGTGGTTGTGGTGTTGCCTATATCTCTACACCAAAATGGTGagtttttcaaagtatttgaGTCGTTACTCAATGGGCAGGTCAATAGGCTCAAGAGGAAAGCTGCCTCCAAAGTACACATTTCCCCAAACCTCTTCCTAGGCTCTCGGTAGGCAGTTGTCCTCAGTCAGAGCGCTTTTTTGGTTTGAGACGGATGGAGTATGGGATGATAAAGGTTTGGGGTTTCTTTTCTCTGGATACCAGGTCGTAGCAGTCTGCCATCAGCATTTATCCGAGCCCAGCCAACCTATGTCAAAGTCGAAGTCCCTGGTGCGTTTGTTGGACCTGCGACCATGTCCCCAGGCATGACACCTTTGCTAACGGCCCAGCCACGCCGACAGGCCAAACAACACGGCTGCACACGGTGTGGGAAGAATTTCTCCTCGGCGAGCGCTCTTCAAATTCACGAGCGGACTCACACTGGGGAGAAGCCTTTCGTGTGTAACATATGTGGGCGAGCTTTTACCACCAAAGGCAACTTGAAGGTGAGTCTCTTCAGGCTCTCAGTGGGGATGGGGCTAGGTGTCCTTACTGGTGTGAATCCATCTATGATGAATTTTCCATGGAGACCAACGGGATGCTGTATAGTCACATCCCACGGCTGGCTCTCGAAAATATGCATGTTTTCTCCTATCACTGTGTCTCTGAGTTGAGATACTTCTTACTGACAGTGTCTGATGAAATTGATAATATAATGAAATTGATAATTTTTCCCCTAATCTTAGCAGCACCTGAAATAGTGACACATTTTGCAAATACTGCTCTGTAGGAATGGGGCACATGGTCTATTGGATGCTCCTGTATCCTAGTATAAAGTAGTTACACGAAGGGTAGTTTTCCCTCCAATATTGGGGCCGACCGTAACCTCTCAACAATAATTCTGTGGATAGGTAAAATCCAGTCTGGAAACAGATGATAAATGTCATGTGGGGTGACAGTATTGACAACTCACCGTTGGATTTGTGTTTGCCTCCGCACTTGGTGACCACCCTGTATGTTGGTACCTGTTTTCTTAGCCTGCTAGGCTGAACTAAATACCATGAGTTAGACATGTATAGGATAGCCGTACTCAAGGAGTTAAAGAAAAGAGCCTCCAGGTTATCAGCTGTGCTTTTAAAACCCAGCCGCTAGGTCCTTCCAGAGAATGGCCTCTATCTATTGTTAGATTCCACCTAAGATTTTAccagagagatggggaggagacTTGCCCATATCAGGAATGACAGCGGCCTGTATAAGAACAAAGCATTGGGGACCTCgggttttccttctagtcctgCCTGTGGTTTACATGAGATGTTCTCTATAtctcttttccacttttttttttttaaagatttatttctttatttattcatgagagagagaaagaggcagagacacaggcagaggagaagcaggctccatgccgggagcccgacacggacgggactccatccccgggaccccaggatccgcatcctgggccaaaggcaggcgccaaacctctgagccacccagggatcccctcttctccACTTCTCTGCAGGAGTAGAATAGTTGAGTTGAATTCTTGTGGCTCAAAATAAAGGTTAAAACTTCTTGAAGTTGACCTATAAGACTgtctatcatttaaaaagttaaacatacttCAAAAACAAGGTatattctttttaactttttagttgGCGAACATGTCAGGGAAGGAGCATGGAGTAACTTAATCTCTGGTACCAACTAAATTAGTTCCCGGTCCCTGGGATCAATCCAGGGAAGGTctggagctcttttttttttttaagattttattttattcatgagagacatagagagaaggcagggacacaggcagagggagaagctggctccctatggggagtcttATGCAGGACCCGATTCCAGaacccctggatcacaccctgagccaaaagcagatgctcaaccgctgagccacccaggtgtccctggagctTCTTTTGCTGCACACATGGCTTTGGGCAGATGGCTCCTTATGGTTTGGTTTCCCAGTCACGGGGATAATGGTAGCAACAACTTCAGAGTTGTCCAGGAGATTAAATGAATTGTATTAGTAAAGCACTTCAAGTTAAGCCTGTAACATCTTAACCACTTATAGCAATTAAGAGCAAGTTATGTCAGAGCCCACTGGCAAGACAACAGCTAACTTCTCAAGGTGTCATCCTGTGGATTGAAATTAGGTTACTTGAGAAACGTAACACCCACCACATTTTCCAGCTCGCTTTAAAAGTTGAAAGGGATTTAGAAACTCAAAAGCTAGACTAGGAAAATAATTCTAGAAGGGAGGccaagggagcacctgggtggctcagtgagttgggcatctgccttcagctcaagtcatgatcttgaggtcctggaatcaagccccaagtcaggctcccagctcaatgaggagtctgcttctccccccacccctccccctgcttgtgttcttttagataaataaaatcttaaaaaagaaaaggccaagtAGAAGGAGCAATAGGTAGTAGGACTTATCATCAGAAGAGCTCTTGACTTGTCTACCACCCTAGAATAACTTAGCATTCATTCCCCATGACCTCTGTGGTGGTGATTACGATCATTGACCTACTGTGTATTTGGTAGGTCAGCTCCATCAGGGCAGTGTCTGTTTTGTtcaaagattactttttttttttttttttttaaggattttatttcagagagagagcacaagggggttggtggcagagggagaaggagaaccaggatccccactgagcaaggaagcccaatgtggggctccatcccaggaccctaggatcatgacttgagttgaaggcaggcacttaactaagctacccaggtaccccaaaggtTATTTCATTAACTCAAGTTTTTATTCAGGTAATTGTGGACTCCCGTGCAGTGAGAATTATTAGATCCTCCCATACTTTGCCCAGTATCCCCCAGTGGTAGGATTTTGCAAaactggaatgtaaataataaCCAGGGTATTGACATGGGTGCAACCTACTGATCTTATAGGttttcccattgttttttttttttttttaacttgttctttttctattttccagttttttaaaaaagattttatttatttattcatgagaaacacacacacacacagagagagagagagaggcagaggcagagacacaggcagagggagaaggctccatgctgggagcctgatgtgggacttgatcccgggactccaggatcacgtcctgggccaaaggcaggcgctaaaccgctgagccacccagggatccccccttcccATTGTATTTGTACTcagtgtgtgtttatgtgttaaGTTCTGTACAATGTTATTACCTGCGTAGGTTTATTATTCACAAATTTTAACCCCAGCGCTTGAGAATGGCTGGTGCATAGTAAGTGTTCCTGTAATTTTGCTTACGTGAACAGTGGGATGGGGACAGAATTGGAGCAAATGTCCCTGCCTTGGTTGTCTTAACTTGCCTCTAGGCAGGAATGTGGGCCCATTGTTGCCAAATCATCTGATTttccgcccccccctccccccacaagaGAACAggtatctggattttttttttaatgttcaaactCCTATGCAGACAGACTGGCTTGCCCACGTGCACGCTATCACATCTCTGTTTTGGTGGAAACTTTTCTGTTCCTATCCCCCATAGGTCCACTATATGACGCATGGGGCGAACAATAGCTCGGCACGCCGTGGGAGGAAGCTGGCCATCGAGAACACCATGGCTCTGTTAGGAACTGATGGGAAGAGAGTCCCTGAGATGTTTCCAAAGGAAATCTTGGCCCCTTCGGTGAACATGGACCCTGTCGTGTGGAACCAGTACACCACCATGCTCAATGGAGGTCTGGCCATGAAGACCAATGAGATCTCTGTGATCCAGAGTGGGGGGATTCCTACCCTCCCAGTCTCCCTGGGGGCCAGCTCCATTGTGAACAACACCACTATCTCCAAGATGGATGGCTCCCAGTCTGCCATCAGTGCTGAAGTGGAAAAACCAGGTGCTGCCGACAGCGTCCCCAAACACCAATTCCCTCACTTCCTCGAAGAAAAT
It encodes the following:
- the SALL4 gene encoding sal-like protein 4, with product MSRRKQAKPQHINSEEDQGEQPPQQPAPEFADAAAAAPAAGEPGAPMNHPGTGSEANRDGMTAKRTRREETHICEKCCAEFFSFSEFLEHKKNCTKTPPVLIMNDSEGPVPPEEFPGAALGHPPHSPGGKEGHREDGGGSGELKEKLGAESVVYLKAETALPTASQDISYLPKGKVANTNVTLQALRGTKVAVNQRSAEAPPAPVPGASSIPWVLEQILCLQQQQLQQIQLTEQIRVQVNMWASHALHSGVAGADTLKTLGSHMSQQVSAAVALLSQKAGSQGLSLDALKPAKLPHANIPSTASSQGLASFALKPDGTRVLPNVMSRLPGALLPQAPGSVLFQSPFSTVALDPSKKGKGKPPNVSPVEAKPKDEAILCKHKCKYCSKVFGTDSSLQIHLRSHTGERPFVCSVCGHRFTTKGNLKVHFHRHPQVKANPQLFAEFHDKMTAGNGIPYALSVPVPVDESSLSLDSKPVLVTGTPGLGLPQNLSSGTNPKDLLGGPLPNDLQPGPSPESEDGSLLSGGGPNHTSPRVGGFQGSGTPEPGSETLKLQQLVENIDKATTDPNECLICHRVLSCQSSLKMHYRTHTGERPFQCKICGRAFSTKGNLKTHLGVHRTNTSIKTQHSCPICQKKFTNAVLLQQHIRMHMGGQIPNTPLPENPCDFAGPEAAMVSENGSAGATCHDDVIESIDVDELGPQDASGSSLKVPVPLPSVHSASPTLGFAVTAALDAPGKVGPAPLVLQRQSSRENGSVESDGLTNDSSSSVMGDQEYQSRSPDVLETASFQALSPANSQAESIKSRSPDAGGKADSSENSRTEMEGRSSLPSAFIRAQPTYVKVEVPGAFVGPATMSPGMTPLLTAQPRRQAKQHGCTRCGKNFSSASALQIHERTHTGEKPFVCNICGRAFTTKGNLKVHYMTHGANNSSARRGRKLAIENTMALLGTDGKRVPEMFPKEILAPSVNMDPVVWNQYTTMLNGGLAMKTNEISVIQSGGIPTLPVSLGASSIVNNTTISKMDGSQSAISAEVEKPGAADSVPKHQFPHFLEENKIAVS